The following are encoded together in the Lathyrus oleraceus cultivar Zhongwan6 chromosome 3, CAAS_Psat_ZW6_1.0, whole genome shotgun sequence genome:
- the LOC127130300 gene encoding uncharacterized protein LOC127130300 encodes MEEKEMTKVFLKTLDTFYYERMIASAPTDFTDMVNMGVRLEEAVREGRLVREGSSSSSGEKRYGGFMKKKEQETNAVSYNHPRRINYPYHSQHQHIAVVTPIEEIRQSLVEIHSVLCAHGLFQHDHQICGTCSVNSRGCRKIQDDLQGVLDQGLIQISRQVSSPESQEQEVNVIIPCFNIPEKVEIAYHPREPVVICPPGPMPYTSDKAVPYRYAATIIENGKEVEIKTLASVTNIAANSRMTRSGRVFAPPVIPSRNVEKDPVVVVPVTREAEGQTSNSTLDKETDELLRIIKLSDYKVVDQLLQTPSKISILSLLLNSVVHREALLKVLDQAFVEQDITVEQFNNVVGSITSCNGLGFCDEELPEEGKNHNFALHISANCQGDSLSNILIDTGSSLNVMPKSTLLKLKYKGGQMRHSGIIVKAFDGSRKTVIGEVDLPIGIGPHVFQITFQVMDIMPAYSCLLGRPWIHEAGAITSTLHQKLKFVKNGQIVTVNGEQAMLISHLSSFSVIEVDETAVQTPFQALTIDDYKKSEGSIASFKDAQQIVKTGPTEMWGKVIELPENVNHAGLGFVDGKQVQTSVVRPFKDIFHSGGFINMVAVEEDTFEGKTEDEGPRFVTPGLFRKMVTKKKP; translated from the exons atggaagaaaaggagatgacgaAAGTGTTCTTAAAGACTCTTGATACTttttattacgagaggatgattgCAAGCGCTCCTACAGACTTTACTGACATGGTAAACATGGGAGTCCGTTTAGAGGAAGCAGTTCGAGAAGGGCGTCTAGTTAGAGAAGGAAGTTCATCTTCAAGCGGGGAAAAGAGGTACGGCGGTTTTATGAAAAAGAAGGAACAAGAAACTAATGCCGTGTCCTATAATCATCCAAGAAGGATCAATTATCCTTACCATTCCCAACACCAACATATAGCAGTCGTGACTCCA ATAGAGGAGATTCGACAGTCTTTGGTTGAAATTCATTCTGTTTTATGTGCTCATGGTCTATTCCAACATGACCACCAGATCTGTGGTACATGTTCAGTCAATTCAAGAGGTTGTAGAAAGATTCAAGATGATTTGCAAGGAGTCCTTGATCAGGGTTTGATTCAGATTTCTAGACAAGTGAGTTCTCCAGAATCACAAGAACAAGAGGTGAATGTCATCATTCCTTGCTTCAACATTCCAGAGAAAGTAGAGATAGCTTATCATCCGAGGGAGCCAGTGGTGATTTGCCCTCCGGGCCCAATGCCTTACACTTCAGATAAAGCGGTCCCCTACCGCTATGCAGCAACTATTATTGAGAACGGTAAAGAGGTCGAGATTAAAACCTTAGCCTCAGTTACCAATATCGCAGCAAATAGCCGAATGACGCGCAGTGGCCGCGTGTTCGCTCCGCCGGTTATCCCAAGTAGAAATGTTGAGAAAGATCCAGTAGTCGTGGTACCAGTGACAAGAGAAGCAGAAGGGCAAACAAGCAATTCAACCCTTGACAAAGAAACAGATGAACTACTCAGAATTATCAAGCTCAGTGACTACAAAGTGGTAGATCAGTTGCTacagacaccgtcaaaaatctcgaTCCTGTCCTTATTATTGAACTCAGTTGTCCACAGAGAAGCACTACTGAAGGTGCTTGATCAAGCCTTTGTAGAACAGGATATAACAGTAGAGCAGTTCAACAATGTTGTAGGAAGCATCACTTCGTGCAATGGCTTAggcttttgtgatgaagaactgCCAGAAGAAGGAAAGAATCACAACTTCGCTCTCCATATCTCAGCCAATTGTCAAGGGGATTCTTTGTCTAATATCCTAATTGACACCGGTTCATCTCTGAATGTCATGCCCAAGTCTACCTTGTTGAAGCTAAAGTACAAAGGGGGGCAAATGCGGCACAGTGGAATTATTGTGAAAGCGTTCGATGGATCAAGAAAAACAGTCATTGGAGAAGTTGATTTGCCTATTGGTATTGGACCACACGTattccagatcactttccaggttatggacataATGCCAGCTTATAGCTGTCTGCTCGGACGcccatggattcacgaggcgggtGCCATTACATCCACGttacaccaaaagttaaagtttgtcaagaatgggcAAATAGTGACGGTTAATGGGGAGCAGGCTATGCTGATTAGCCACCTTTCATCGTTTAGTGTGATAGAAGTGGACGAGACGGCTGTTCAAACTCCATTTCAGGCCCTGACCATCGATGATTACAAGAAAAGTGAAGGTTCAATCGCGTCATTCAAAGACGCCCAGCAGATTGTCAAGACAGGTCCTACAGAAATGTGGGGCAAGGTGATAGAGTTGCCAGAAAACGTTAACCATGCAGGATTAGGCTTTGTTGATGGAAAACAAGTGCAAACTTCAGTGGTGCGACCTTTCAAAGATATCTTTCACAGCGGTGGGTTTATCAACATGGTAGCAGTTGAGGAGGATACTTTTGAGGGAAAGACAGAAGACGAAGGCCCCAGATTTGTGACACCagga cttttCCGGAAAATGGTAAcaaaaaaaaaaccttaa